The genomic interval CAATGCAGTAGCAGATTCTTCTATTTTTGCTGCTGTTTTATACAAATCGATGATGTGAACACCATTACGTTCTGTATAGATATAAGGAGCCATGTTTGGATCCCATTTTCTAGTTAAGTGACCAAAGTGTACGCCACTTTCTAATAATTCTTGAATGTTTACGTTTGCCATTTTAAAAATGTGTTTACTTTCTGTTTTGAAATCAATATATAAGTAGTCTTTCGAGTCTTATATATTTAGATGCTAAACTGTTAATATTAAATTTATATAACAGTCTCGAAACATTTTGCACTGAACAATGTCCAGTATAAAATTAACGTTTAGAGAACTGGAATTTCTTACGTGCTTTCTTCTGACCAAATTTCTTACGTTCAACCATTCTTGGGTCACGCGTTAATAATCCTTCTGGTTTTAAAACAGCTCTATGTTCTTCATTAATAGAAACTAATGCTCTAGTAATTGCTAAACGAATAGCTTCTGCTTGTCCAGTTACACCACCACCGAAAACATTAACTTTAATATCGTAAGATTTTAAGTTGTCTGTTAACATTAATGGTTGTTGCACTTTATATTGTAAAGTTGGAGTTGTAAAATAGTTGTTTACATCTCTCTTGTTTACTGTAATGTTTCCTTTACCTTCTGAAAGATAAATACGCGCTACAGCAGTTTTTCTTCTACCGATTTTGTGTACAGTTTCCATTATTTAAGATCGTTTAAGTTAATAGCTTTAGGATTTTGCCCTGCATGTTTGTGCTCTACACCAGAATACACATATAGGTTTCTGTATAAAGCGCTACCTAATTTGTTTTTAGGTAACATACCTTTTACTGCTTTTTCGATTAATCTTGTAGGATCTTTCTCAAACATTTCTGTTGCAGTTAACGATCTTTGTCCTCCTGGATAACCCGTATGACGGATGTAAGACTTATCAGTCCATTTTTTACCAGTTAGATTAATTTTTTCTGCGTTGATAATAACCACGTTATCTCCACAATCTACGTGAGGAGTATAATTTGGTTTGTGTTTACCTCTAATAAGTTTTGCAATATTAGAAGCTAGACGACCCAACGTTTGCCCGTCCGCATCAACTAAAACCCACTCCTTATTTGCGGTAGCGCTGTTTGCTGATACTGTTTTGTAACTTAATGTGTTCATAATTACACCTTTAGTTTTTGTCAATTAATAATTTATAGTTTTTCCTTAAAAAAGGAGTGCAAATCTACAACTAATTATTCAATTGACAAATAGCTGTTTAGTTTAATTTTTTGAAGTATTTTGGATTTTTAATCCGTCGTTTTTAAACAGATCGAAAGCAGATTGATAATACGATATTGTTTCTTTAAGAAAGATTGAATCTGATTTAATTGGAGAAATGTCGTTTTTTTCTTTATTCCAATTGAAAAATGTATGTTTTCTTGGCGCTTCTAACAGCATGAGTTTCCCTTTTTTTAATAAACCAACTTTACGATGATTTCCTATAAATGCACGTTCTTCTTTTGGCGTCATTTTATTGATGTCTTTACCGTAAAAATTGTTATTGTAAGACCAATTTAAGTATCCAAAAAGTGTAGGGAATATATCTATTTGAGAGGATAGTTTGTTTATTTTTATAGGGTTATGATTTTTTAAATTTGTAATTAATGCAGGGATATGATGATTCTCTACATTAATTTCAGTTCTACCAGCACTAAAACCACAATGGTCAGACATAATAACAAAAACGGTGTTTTTATACCATGATTTTGTTTTTGCTTTTTTAAAGAATTCATGTAAACTTTTGTCTAGATATTTTATAGATCCAATTACATTTTCACCAGATGGTATATCAACCACTCCATCTGGGTAGGTATATGGTTTGTGGTTAGAACTTGTCATAACAAAATTAAAAAAAGGTTGATTGTTTTTTGCTTGCTCATCAGTAACCTTTAAAACTTTATTAAATAAATCTTGGTCACATACAGCCCAAGCATTTTCAAAAGTCATTTCGTCATCATTAATTCTTGTTCTTTTGGTTGGTAATTTCTGTTCTAAACGATGTAATTTTCTTCGGTCAACTATATCAAATCCATTATAACTAAAGTAGTTTGCCATATTATCAAAATGACTATCTCCTCCATAAAAAAAAGTTCTACTATATCCTTTTTGTTTAAAAACATGACCAATTGTAGCAAGATTTTCATTGTTGTCTCGCTTTACAATACTTCTACCAGGAGTTGGAGGAATAGATAAGCTTATAGCTTCAATACCCCGTATGGTTCTTGTTCCGGTTGCATATAGGTTTGTGAAAAAAATGGATTCTTTTGCCAGCGAGTCTAAAGTAGGTGTCCAATTATCTTTATTTGTAAAACTTTGCATGAACCGAGCATTCAAACTTTCTAATCCAATAAAAATTACATTTGGTTTAGTTTCTATGCTATCATTTTTTGTGTATCTGTAGATACTGTTTCCATAAAGTAAACTATCGTTCGATGCTTTTATATGTTGATTTAGTATTTTAAATACTTCTTCTTTAGGCAATGTTTTATAAAACTCGTTATAATTCAATTCATTTCCTTTGTAGGCATTAAAAAAAGAGTACATACCCGATTTTGCTAATTCATTTTCATTAATAGTGCCAAAAACTTCTGCATTAGAATTTGTTATAAAATAATGATAAAATCCAAAAACTATCAACAAGATTGTTAAAGGGATAAGTTTCGTTTTAAAAGAATCTGAATTATTAAATGTGTTTTTATAAGCGTTTTTCTTTGATGCGTATTTAATGCTAAGAATTAATATTAGAATAATGAAAAGAATTAATAATGGGAGAGGAAAAGATTCATGTATATTTTGAATTACTTCGTATGTGTATAATAAATAATCTACAGCAATAAAATTGAATCTTCTTTGGTATTCTTGCCAAAAAGGAATTTCAGCTAAAAAAGAAAATATATAGACAAATAAGAAAAACCCGTAAGCAAATTTTGTAAGAAAACGATCTAGTAAATTTCCATAAAATTTAGTAGGAATTAATAATAGGTATATCGCATAGAATGCTAATAAATAACTAAGGTTACCAATATCAAAAAATAATCCGATAAAGAATATTTTTATAAAATTAAGTATAGAAAAGTCGATATACTTAAAAGCAAAAAAATATAAAATGAGTCTAACCAGAAAAGCAAAACTTATTACAGTAATGCTAAAGGTTTTTAATAATTGTAATCTGTTTGGTATAGATTTGAAAAACATTCATCACAAATAAAGAAAAATTATTTATGATTTTAAAAATTAAATTAACAAAAACTTATGAAAATAGTATTTTACATTTGATGTACAAATCAAAATCAATGAAAACTAACCTCATTCTTGTTTTTTGTTTTTTAATTATAATTCAAAAAACCTTCGCTCAAGAAACTAAAATTGTAGTTCCAAAAAAGATTTATACAACAAAAATAATTACTAGTATACCAGTTATTGATGGAATTTTAGATGATGAAAGTTGGAACGCTGTTGAATGGGGAACAGATTTTACAGAAAAAGATCCTGACGAAGGAACGCCACCTACATACCAAACAAAATTTAAAATCACCTATGATGAGAAGTTTTTATATGTAGCTATCAGAGCCTTTGATGATGAGCCAGATAAGATTCAAAAAAGGTTATCTAGAAGAGACGGTTTTGCAGGAGATCGAGTAAATGTAATTATAGATAGTTACCATGATAAACGAACCGCTTTTGTATTTACGATTACTGCTGCTGGTGTAAAAGGTGATGAATTTGCTACACAAAACGGAAATAATTGGGATGATAGTTGGAATCCGATTTGGTATACGAAAGCAGTAACTGATGATAAGGGTTGGACTGCAGAAATGAAAATACCTTTAAGTCAATTACGTTTTGGAAATGATAAAGAACAGATTTGGGGATTAAACGTAAATAGAAATTTATTTAGAAAAAATGAGCGTTCACTCTGGCAAAGAATACCTAATTCTGCTGCTGGATTTATTAGCGAAGCTGGAGAATTGCATGGATTGGTTAATTTAAAATCACAAAAGCAATTAGAAATTCAACCGTTCACGGTTTTGCAATATGATACATATCAAAAAGAAGGAAGTAATCCTTTTAGAGATGGATCTGATTTTAAAATTAATGGAGGGCTAGATGCGAAAATTGGAATTACAAACGATTTAACCTTAGATTTAACTATTAATCCAGATTTTGGTCAAGTAGAGGCAGATCCAGGTGCGATTGCTTTAGATGGATTTCAAATATTCTTTAATGAACAAAGACCATTTTTTGTAGAGAATAAAAATATTTTTGATTATCGATTTGCAAACGGTCAAGACAATGTGTTTTATAGTAGAAGAATAGGGCGAAGTCCACAAGGAAGTGCTAATCTAGCAAATGGTGAATTTGCAAATACACCTATTAATTCAACAATTTTAGGAGCTGCAAAATTTTCTGGAAAAACTAAAGATGGATGGTCAGTAGGTTTATTAGAGACTGTTACAGCTAACGAATATGCAGAAATTGATAATAACGGAACTCGAAGAGAAGAATTAGTAGAACCGTTAACCAATTATTTAGTAGGAAGAGCTCAAAAAGATTTTAATAATAGAAATACCTATGTTGGCGGAATTTTTACAGCAACTAATAGAAGTTTACAAGGAAAGTTAAATCATTTAAGAAAATCGGCATATACTGGAGGATTCGATTTTAGACACAATTGGCATAATAGAGATTATTTTTTTCAAGGAAACTTGGTGTTAAGTTCTGTAAATGGAAGTAAAGAATCTATTGAAAATACTCAAAGATCTTTAACACATTTATTTCAACGAGTTGATGCAAGTCATGTAAATGTAGATCCAAATAAAACGTCTTTAACAGGAACAGGAGGGAGATTTTTTGGAGGTAAAAGAGGTGGTGGAAACTGGCGTTATACTTTTGGAGGATTGTGGAGATCTCCAGAATTAGAACTTAATGATGTAGGTTTTTTAAGACAAGCTGATAATACGCGACAGTTTGCAGAATTAGAATATTTATGGCAAACACCTACAAAAATTTATAGAAGAGCACAGGCTAAAGTTGAAGTGACAACTGAGTTTGATTTTGAAGGGAATTTTAATAGAATTCAATATGAAACTAAGGGTTTTATTAATTGGAAAAATAATTGGTGGACAGAAATAGGAGGAGCTCACAAACCTAGAATTTTCACCAATACTTTTTTAAGAGGAGGACCAAGATGGCGTTTTTCTGAAGAAAATTTTATGTTTTTGTTTTTCGGTTCTGATCAAAGTAAAAAGTTCAATTTTACAATAGGGCAAATTTATAGTGGAGCTAAACAAGACAATTTTTCCTTTACACGCTATGTTTTACGTTTTAATTACCAGCCTTTAAATGCTTTAAGTATATCTTTAAATACAGAATTTACTGATAACCCAAGTAAAACTCAATATGTTGGAGAGCAAATTTTTGGAAATGATACGCGTTATATTTTAGGGAATATAGATAATCAGAATTGGTCTACAACCCTGCGTTTAAATTATAGTATCAATCCTAATATGTCAATTCAGTTTTATGGACAACCATTTATTGCTCGTGGCCGTTTTAATAATTTTAATTATGTAAATAACGCTGTGTCACAAGATATAAATGACAGGGTTACTTGGTATAGCAACAATCAAATATCAGAAAGTAACGGTGTTTATAATGTTGATGAAAATTTAGATGGAACTATAGATTATAGTTTTGATAATCCTAACTTTTCTTTTGTACAATTTCGTTCAAATTTAGTTGCACGATGGGAATATATTCCAGGCTCAGAATTATTTTTTGTATGGTCACAAGGCATCACAGGTTCAGGTGATTCTAGCAATTCTTTATCTCGTGGATTAAATAATCAGATATTAAATCAACCTTTAGATAATACATTTTTAATAAAAGCGACGTATCGATTTGTGAAGTAACTTAATTCGTTACCTCAATCAATTTATTTCTATAGGCAGTTAATAATTTGGATTTAGAGATAAATCCAACATATTTATGATCTTTTATAACAGGTAAATTCCAAGCATTACTTTCTTTAAATTTCTGCATGATTTTTTCTACAGAATCAGTATAAAAAATTATTCCAGGAGCAGTCTTCATTACAGTTTCAACGGTTACTTTATCGTACATTTCTCTATCAAACATTATAGGTCTAATATCATCTAACAAAACAATTCCTAAAAATTGCTTTTCATCATTTATGACAGGAAAGATGTTTCTAGTTGAATTTGAAACAGCTTTTTTTAGCATAGTTCCTAATAGCATTTCTGGTTGAACGGTTTTAAAATTTGTTTCAATAAGCTTATCAATTTTCATCATCATTAAGA from Lutibacter sp. Hel_I_33_5 carries:
- the rpsI gene encoding 30S ribosomal protein S9, producing METVHKIGRRKTAVARIYLSEGKGNITVNKRDVNNYFTTPTLQYKVQQPLMLTDNLKSYDIKVNVFGGGVTGQAEAIRLAITRALVSINEEHRAVLKPEGLLTRDPRMVERKKFGQKKARKKFQFSKR
- the rplM gene encoding 50S ribosomal protein L13; this encodes MNTLSYKTVSANSATANKEWVLVDADGQTLGRLASNIAKLIRGKHKPNYTPHVDCGDNVVIINAEKINLTGKKWTDKSYIRHTGYPGGQRSLTATEMFEKDPTRLIEKAVKGMLPKNKLGSALYRNLYVYSGVEHKHAGQNPKAINLNDLK
- a CDS encoding LTA synthase family protein, whose translation is MFFKSIPNRLQLLKTFSITVISFAFLVRLILYFFAFKYIDFSILNFIKIFFIGLFFDIGNLSYLLAFYAIYLLLIPTKFYGNLLDRFLTKFAYGFFLFVYIFSFLAEIPFWQEYQRRFNFIAVDYLLYTYEVIQNIHESFPLPLLILFIILILILSIKYASKKNAYKNTFNNSDSFKTKLIPLTILLIVFGFYHYFITNSNAEVFGTINENELAKSGMYSFFNAYKGNELNYNEFYKTLPKEEVFKILNQHIKASNDSLLYGNSIYRYTKNDSIETKPNVIFIGLESLNARFMQSFTNKDNWTPTLDSLAKESIFFTNLYATGTRTIRGIEAISLSIPPTPGRSIVKRDNNENLATIGHVFKQKGYSRTFFYGGDSHFDNMANYFSYNGFDIVDRRKLHRLEQKLPTKRTRINDDEMTFENAWAVCDQDLFNKVLKVTDEQAKNNQPFFNFVMTSSNHKPYTYPDGVVDIPSGENVIGSIKYLDKSLHEFFKKAKTKSWYKNTVFVIMSDHCGFSAGRTEINVENHHIPALITNLKNHNPIKINKLSSQIDIFPTLFGYLNWSYNNNFYGKDINKMTPKEERAFIGNHRKVGLLKKGKLMLLEAPRKHTFFNWNKEKNDISPIKSDSIFLKETISYYQSAFDLFKNDGLKIQNTSKN
- a CDS encoding DUF5916 domain-containing protein; amino-acid sequence: MKTNLILVFCFLIIIQKTFAQETKIVVPKKIYTTKIITSIPVIDGILDDESWNAVEWGTDFTEKDPDEGTPPTYQTKFKITYDEKFLYVAIRAFDDEPDKIQKRLSRRDGFAGDRVNVIIDSYHDKRTAFVFTITAAGVKGDEFATQNGNNWDDSWNPIWYTKAVTDDKGWTAEMKIPLSQLRFGNDKEQIWGLNVNRNLFRKNERSLWQRIPNSAAGFISEAGELHGLVNLKSQKQLEIQPFTVLQYDTYQKEGSNPFRDGSDFKINGGLDAKIGITNDLTLDLTINPDFGQVEADPGAIALDGFQIFFNEQRPFFVENKNIFDYRFANGQDNVFYSRRIGRSPQGSANLANGEFANTPINSTILGAAKFSGKTKDGWSVGLLETVTANEYAEIDNNGTRREELVEPLTNYLVGRAQKDFNNRNTYVGGIFTATNRSLQGKLNHLRKSAYTGGFDFRHNWHNRDYFFQGNLVLSSVNGSKESIENTQRSLTHLFQRVDASHVNVDPNKTSLTGTGGRFFGGKRGGGNWRYTFGGLWRSPELELNDVGFLRQADNTRQFAELEYLWQTPTKIYRRAQAKVEVTTEFDFEGNFNRIQYETKGFINWKNNWWTEIGGAHKPRIFTNTFLRGGPRWRFSEENFMFLFFGSDQSKKFNFTIGQIYSGAKQDNFSFTRYVLRFNYQPLNALSISLNTEFTDNPSKTQYVGEQIFGNDTRYILGNIDNQNWSTTLRLNYSINPNMSIQFYGQPFIARGRFNNFNYVNNAVSQDINDRVTWYSNNQISESNGVYNVDENLDGTIDYSFDNPNFSFVQFRSNLVARWEYIPGSELFFVWSQGITGSGDSSNSLSRGLNNQILNQPLDNTFLIKATYRFVK